Proteins from a genomic interval of Candidatus Rubidus massiliensis:
- the ppa gene encoding Inorganic pyrophosphatase, with the protein MLYRAHPWHGVQLGENSPEIVNCYIEMVPTDTIKYELDKETGILKVDRPQKYSSLCPSLYGFLPQTYCGKHIGDYCAKKINKSNIKGDDDPLDVCVLTEKTIPRGDIILQAIPIGGFRLLDGDEADDKIIAVLVDDFVYGKIKDISDCPKELIERLRHYFLTYKDSPDRENSKVQITHIFSAKEAHEVIELAFLDYKEKFSI; encoded by the coding sequence ATGCTTTATAGAGCACATCCCTGGCATGGCGTACAATTAGGTGAGAATTCACCAGAAATTGTGAACTGTTATATTGAGATGGTTCCAACCGATACCATTAAGTATGAACTTGATAAGGAAACTGGTATTCTTAAAGTTGATCGCCCCCAAAAATATTCAAGTTTATGCCCAAGTTTATATGGCTTTTTACCGCAAACTTACTGTGGTAAACACATTGGCGATTATTGTGCCAAAAAAATTAATAAATCCAATATTAAAGGGGATGATGACCCTTTAGATGTCTGTGTTCTCACTGAAAAGACTATTCCAAGGGGAGATATTATTTTACAAGCGATCCCAATTGGCGGTTTTCGATTACTTGATGGCGATGAGGCTGATGATAAAATTATAGCCGTACTAGTAGATGATTTTGTCTATGGAAAAATTAAAGATATTAGCGATTGTCCAAAAGAATTGATAGAACGGTTAAGGCATTATTTTTTAACTTATAAAGACTCTCCTGATCGAGAGAATAGTAAAGTGCAAATTACGCATATTTTTTCTGCCAAAGAAGCGCATGAAGTGATTGAGCTTGCTTTTTTAGATTATAAAGAAAAATTCTCTATTTAA
- a CDS encoding DNA repair protein RecO — MAENFTKTPIIITRLTPFQDFDLIIEAFSYEHGMIKIIAKKFTLSKVKKSGVVDALTYGEAVYTKQKSNFYKLQELHTLQAFLPLRQNLTKLETASTLLKDLKKGLPFEKPTPMLFQLTLSYLKRACLDATNLSESFKLKLLRHEGVYPLSLDNDVYESPTLRLMKEEVYFLNSFTFATSFSSIQSFSIPEEMQNKINILFQESIVT; from the coding sequence GTGGCAGAAAACTTTACTAAAACACCAATAATTATAACACGTCTAACCCCCTTTCAAGACTTTGATCTCATTATTGAAGCGTTTTCCTATGAACATGGAATGATCAAAATTATCGCAAAAAAATTCACCTTATCTAAAGTAAAAAAAAGTGGTGTAGTTGACGCCTTAACTTATGGAGAAGCCGTTTACACCAAACAAAAATCTAATTTTTATAAACTTCAAGAGCTCCATACTTTGCAAGCTTTTCTACCTCTAAGGCAGAATTTAACAAAACTTGAAACGGCATCTACCCTTTTAAAAGATTTAAAAAAAGGGCTACCTTTTGAAAAACCCACTCCTATGTTATTTCAGCTTACATTATCGTATCTTAAAAGAGCTTGCCTTGATGCCACAAACTTAAGTGAAAGTTTTAAGCTGAAATTATTAAGACATGAAGGCGTATATCCTTTATCCTTAGATAACGATGTATATGAATCTCCAACACTTCGTCTTATGAAAGAAGAAGTGTATTTTTTGAATTCGTTTACGTTTGCTACATCATTTAGCTCTATACAATCGTTTTCTATACCTGAGGAAATGCAAAATAAAATTAATATTCTTTTTCAAGAAAGTATTGTTACATGA
- the rlmN_1 gene encoding putative dual-specificity RNA methyltransferase RlmN → MNLFSLISLTHQEYSELIFSKLNKGKTHAGLIYEEFFRKGYVKGENRAFLNAQNLLKDILSLTDLSIPKLSGEKTDGKTGKFLLKTDDDLDIESVIIPMRSGHTLCVSSQIGCNMGCTFCETGRMGLIRNLSVEEIIAQVFHARFSFGISLKNIVFMGMGEPFDNYENVKKACLILMDPKGFGFGKNHITVSTSGKVDEIYRFAEEKDFVPNLAVSLNASSDLIRQKIMPINRKANMKALYEAMYNYCNKSQREILVAYVLIEGVNDQLNHVDELANYLQGLNVKVNLIPYNHQSCERYKAPCMESIEAFAKQLQQRGFYTLLRLTKGDKIMAACGQLGNLSLRKNKTSLKISL, encoded by the coding sequence ATGAATCTTTTTTCTTTAATCTCTTTAACACACCAAGAATACTCTGAATTAATTTTTTCAAAATTAAATAAGGGCAAAACCCATGCTGGTTTAATTTATGAAGAATTTTTTCGAAAAGGTTATGTCAAAGGAGAAAATCGAGCGTTTCTTAATGCGCAAAATCTCTTAAAGGATATTCTATCTTTAACAGATCTGTCAATTCCCAAATTAAGTGGGGAAAAAACGGATGGGAAAACAGGAAAATTTCTCCTTAAAACTGACGATGATTTAGATATTGAGTCTGTGATTATTCCTATGCGATCAGGCCATACCTTATGCGTCTCTTCCCAAATTGGCTGCAATATGGGATGTACATTTTGTGAAACAGGTAGAATGGGGCTTATTCGAAATCTCAGTGTAGAAGAAATTATAGCTCAGGTATTTCATGCCAGATTTTCGTTTGGTATATCTTTAAAAAATATTGTCTTTATGGGAATGGGAGAGCCTTTTGATAATTATGAAAATGTCAAAAAAGCTTGTTTAATCCTCATGGATCCCAAAGGCTTTGGATTTGGTAAAAATCACATTACTGTATCAACTAGCGGAAAGGTAGATGAAATTTATCGTTTTGCTGAAGAAAAAGATTTTGTTCCAAATTTAGCTGTCTCACTAAATGCTTCAAGTGATTTGATAAGGCAAAAAATCATGCCGATCAACCGTAAAGCTAATATGAAGGCTCTTTACGAGGCTATGTACAATTATTGTAATAAATCGCAAAGAGAAATTTTAGTCGCTTATGTATTGATAGAAGGGGTAAATGATCAGCTCAATCATGTTGATGAATTGGCAAATTACCTGCAAGGGTTAAACGTAAAAGTGAATTTGATACCTTATAATCATCAAAGTTGTGAAAGATATAAAGCTCCTTGCATGGAATCTATTGAAGCTTTTGCTAAACAATTACAGCAAAGGGGATTTTATACGCTTTTGCGCCTGACAAAAGGGGATAAAATTATGGCAGCCTGTGGCCAACTTGGCAACTTAAGTTTAAGAAAAAATAAAACAAGTCTAAAAATATCCCTCTAG
- the yidD gene encoding Putative membrane protein insertion efficiency factor, protein MKTLCIILIRFYQLAISPMLGNCCRFTPSCSEYTLQAIKKYGAFKGSWLGLKRILKCYPSSKYFGDDPVP, encoded by the coding sequence ATGAAAACGTTATGTATTATCCTTATTCGCTTTTATCAATTAGCGATAAGTCCAATGCTTGGCAACTGCTGTCGTTTTACGCCAAGCTGCTCAGAATATACTTTACAAGCTATAAAAAAATATGGTGCTTTTAAAGGAAGCTGGCTTGGTTTAAAACGAATTTTAAAATGTTACCCAAGCTCTAAATACTTTGGCGATGATCCTGTGCCTTAA